Genomic DNA from Hypomesus transpacificus isolate Combined female chromosome 19, fHypTra1, whole genome shotgun sequence:
GATGGATCACGTAGATATTGATGATGGATCATGTTGATAATGATGAAGGATCATGTAAATAATGATGATGGATCATGTAGATAATCGATCATGTTGATAATGATGATGGATCATGTAGATAATGGATCATGTAGATAATGATGATTGCTCAGGTGTTTTTTCTCTCCTGGCAGAACCAGAACGCAGACTACTACAAGACAGAGGTACGTTCCACACCCTCAACCCTTAgtccctaaccttaacccttaaCCCTTAGTACCTAACCCTAATTATTAACCCTTTACTTATGTGGCCTTTCGGCACCACACCCTTCCTCAACATCATTTACTGCCTGACCCACACAGTGACCCCTTTctgtggtgtgtatggtgtgtgtttggtgtatgTGTATGGTACGTGTTGAGAATTGCAGATTGAACAAAGTAGAAGAGCTCTTGGACGAAACCGTGTAAAGTCATCTATTTGCCTTGAGAGGTAAAGTTTgtctatttacacacacacaccacacacttcatgcatacacacatcacgcatacatgcacaccacacatagatccaccaccaacacacatgcacagtggtAGGTTTTCTGAGGCTTATATAAAGATTGAGATGCACTAATGCAGTAGAGTGCTGCCTGACCTCTTATgcttatgcccccccccccacccacacacacacaacatacatgcaccacacacacatacacatacacacacaatttccTCAGGCATGTTGTTGGTGTTCGTGTGCATTATGTGTCATCTTATAactaatgttgtgtgtgtgtgctgtgtgtttatatggtgtgtgtatggtgtgtgtgtatgtgtggggtgtgtatctacatattgtgtgtatgtatatatatatatatatgtatggtgtttgtgtggtgtgtggtgtgtgtgtgtggtagctttGTGAAGTACAGTGAACAGTACCAGAACCATGACCCCATCATGCAGGGCTGTCTCCCTAGCAACCCCTGGATCTCTGACGACACCTCCCACTGGAACATAAACACTGACGTGTAAGATacgcacacaccatacacagacatatacacacatacctcacacacacaccatacacatgcCATCAATACataccattcacacacacatgtatgtgtgtatggtgtgctTATgtggtatgagtgtgtgtgcagggtggcaGTCCCCACCAAGCtcagggtggagaggtggagttTCAGCTTCATGGAGCTCCTGAATGATCCTCTAGGAGCCAGAGAGTTTATGACCTACCTGGAGAAGGAGTTcagtggtgaggagggagggagggagggaggggagttaGCTGGTACCAGAGTGTTAGCTGTGTTAGCTGGTACCACGAAGTGttagctgtgttagctagtATCAGGAAGTGTTAGCTGGTACCAGACTGTTAGCTAGTACTGGACGGTTAGCCAGTAGCTTTTCTGCGGCGACTGCAGAAATTTGGCATGGACTGCACTATACTGACCAATTTTTACCGCTGCACCATTAAGAGCATACTGAATGGTGGCAAccagtaaccctaacccaacaacaTGGTTTGGCAACAGCTAACCCAACAACATGGTTTGGAAACAGCTAACCCAACAACATGGTTTGGAAACAGCTAACCCAACAACATGGTTTGGAAACAGCTAACTCAACAACATGGTTTGGCAACAGCACTGCCCAGGACAGGAAGACACTACAAAGAGTGGTCAAATCTGCACAGCGTATTACAAGGACTGCTTTGCCATCCATTCAGAACCTTTACAGCCAGCGCTGCAGGAGGAAGGCCAAGCGGATCATTTCTGACCCTAGTCATCCCTGCCAAagtcttttctccctcctgccttctGGAAGGCGATACAAGAGTATAAGGTCCCGTACCAGCAGATACAGGGATAGTTTTTACCCACATTACATCAGGATGCTGAACTGTCCTTGAAATATCTTTTTGCACTacaatttatttattaatttttccaccctttttctccattctccagtatttaatttatttattctcTAAATTGAACGGACATTGAACGCACAAAGAATTTCATTACTGATAAATGCTGTTAATGAGTATATGATAATAAACCTGAACTTGAACTAGTACCGGAGTGAcaacaacgtcatttggcacggcaggaatcaaaccagcaaccttctgattaatagcccgattccctaaccgctcagccatctgacctgtCATCCTTCACAGCCATTTTAGCTTTGTTAGCTGTTACCAGGAAGTGTTAGCAGGTACCAGAGTGTTAGCAGTGTTAGCTGGTACCAGGAAATGTTAGCTGGTACCAGAGTGCTAGCTGGTACATCAAATCCTCTAATTgtttttctgtatgtgtgtgagtgtgtatgtgcatgcgtatgggtgcatgggtgtgtgtgactgtgtgtgcgtgcatgtgtttgtgtgtgcatgtgtgaaacaGCGGAGAACTTGTGTTTCTGGCTGGCCTGTGAAGATCTGAGACACGGAGAAAGTGCCAAGATCCTCCAGAAGGTTCAAGAAGTTTACAAGTAAGTTAACTTCTAGCCccacaccctgaccctaacaactccttctctctctaaaccctaactctaacctcTTACCCTAACCACTCCCTCTCACACCTGACcctaaccgtgtgtgtgtatggtctgtgtgtgtgtgtgtatggtctgtgtgtgtgtgtatggtctgtgtgtgtgtgcgtaggcaGTTCCTGGCTCCTGGAGCGTCTCGCTGGGTGAACATTGACAGTAAGACGATGGAGAAGACACTGCTGGGTCTGCAGCAGCCACATCGCTTCATCATGGACGACGCACAGATGCACATCTACTTCCTGATGAAAAAGGTCTGACCCCTGACCACGGACAACTGCTTTAGCTTTAATCTGTGTAATTTATGTgacatctgtgtatgtgtgcgtgtataggACTCCTTTCCCAGGTATCTGAAGTCTGATCTGTATAAGAACATGTTGGCAAAAGCAATTGTCCCCCAGGAGACGAAGAAAAGGTTAGTTAATCCTAATCTAACCTACCCTAACTGTAACCCTAATCTAACAATACCCTACCCTTTTACCTGCAACGTAAGAATTCTTATTCTTATAATTTGAACTCTACAACATCAGAACCTACAGTATATCCAACTCTAAACAaaaataacctctctctccctacctccatctctattcatctcccttcctccatctctcctccatctctcgctcCATACCTTTGTCCCTCCccatctatccctccatctctgtcatcATCCCttgctctttccctctctccatcactcccactacctccctacccctccctctccatccctccctccctccatccctacctttccccccctctgcatccctctccatccctacctttcccccctctccattcctacatctccatccctctccatccctacctttccctccctctccatccctacctttccccccctctccattcctacctttcctcccctcttcatccctacatctccctccctctccatccctacctttccccccctctccatccctacatttccccccacccccctccctctccatccatccatgtccctccctctccatccctccctccccccctctccctccctcctttctctcagtGTTTTTCCCTTCATGAGGCGTCAGCGTCACTCTAGCCCCTCCCCTGCCATGGTCTCCCAGGCAACGGATGATGATGGGCGAGGCAAAGGGGCAGGGCCTGCAGGAACCAACTCAACAACCATGTCCCAGGTCTGATCGCCGTAGCAACTAAATGTGATCACCACCATCGCTTTGTTACCATAGAAACATATCCACTGCATGTCTCTGGTTTGCAGGCCCCTCGCCCTTAGAACTGGAGTGTAAGCCCCAGCCTCTTTTCTAGAgtaattcctcctcctccactgtgcGGAATAGAACCTATTGTGTATATGTGCCTATAACGGGTGTTAGTACGGGtgcagtcgggggggggggggagctgtgtGTGCACTATGTTTGGGCGGGTGGGTAGCGTGAGTTGTTGACAGTCAagtcctgttgttgttgttgttgttgtggtctgATGATGCATGttcatttcaataaaagccATGCTTACATTCTGCATCTGCATGCTCGAATCACTGTCttccagtatacacacacaaccagataagtacatacacacacacacacaccaacagataagcagacacacacagccagatgtAACTCCAGCCTGGAGATTATCCTTAATCCAACTGCTTCCTTTGCTCAGCCTTCTCTGTGGTtaaacagccaatcagagctgtGCTGCCATGAGGAGATACAGCTAAGCCAATCAGAGTGCCAGTATACACACAGCATGCTCCCTTGACAGAATAAAAGGAACTCAAGATGTGTATCTTgatttttaacaaaaactttATCTTCCAGTGCATTGCTCTTCAGAATCACAAAATtaatacaaacaaaaacaatatattaaaatcaaatataattaatTGTATCTTCCATCTTCCTGTAATGTCTACACACACTAGAATGTCTACGCACACTAGAATGTCTACACACACTAGAATGTCTACACACACTAGGATGTCTACGCACACTAGAATGTCTACACACACTAGAATGTTGACCCAcataaaggagagaaggaacaaAGAAAGCACATGCATTAAACATTTACAATCATTATGTGCAAATAAACATCTACATTTATCCTTTTGCACAGGTgcgagagggatggagacagagggaaagaggagacagagagaaaagagatatTCAAAtacggagagcgagagagattcagacatggagagcgagagagagattcagactgagagacagaggaaaatgAGGCATCAATAACTAATCAGAAATATATTTACATTCATTACCAGTCCTTATTTAAACACATGATAAtaagccccacacacacacacacacacactttatttcTGTCATTATAGAAAGTGCTTTAAAAATGTTGCTTTTTAGAGTACGtagaggatgggggtggagggtataagggtggaggggatgagggtggaggggataaGGGTGTAGGGGATGAGGGTGTAGAGGATGAGGGTGTAGAGGATGGGGGTGTAGAGGATGGGGGTgtagaggatgagggtggaggggatgagagTGGAGGGAAtaagggtggaggggatgggggtggaggggatgggggtggagggaatAAGGGTGGAGGGGATAAGGGTGTATAGGATGAGGGTGTAGGGGATGAGAGTGTATAGGATGGGGGTGAAGGGGATGAGGGTGTAGGGGATGAGGGTGTAtaggatgggggtggagggtatAAGGGTGTAGGGGATGAGagtggaggggatgagggtgtagagcaggggtgtcgaactccggtcctcgagggccgctgtcctgcatgttttagatttttccctgctccaacacacctgattcaattaaatggtttgttataacgacccttcattcaaatcaggtgagctggatcagggaaacatctaaaacatgcaggacagcggccctcgaggaccggacttcgacacccctggtgtagaggatgagggtggaggggatgagggtgtaggggatgagggtggaggggatgagggtggaggggatgagggtgtagaggatgagggtggaggggatgagggtggaggggatgagggtggaggggatgaggatgtaggggatgagggtggaggggatgagggtggaggggatgagggtgtaggggatgagggtggaggggatgagggtggaggggatgagggtggagggtacagagacaggaggaagaCATGATTGGTCAGAAGAAAGAGCACCAGTGATTAACAATGAtgttgtgtgtgaagtgtgtagtgtgtgaggtgtgtagtgtgtgaggtgtgtagtgtgtgaggtgtgtaatgtgtgaggtgtgtagtgtgtgaggtgtgtaatgtgtgaggtgtgtagtgtgtgaggtgtgtagtgtgtgaggtgtgtaatgtgtgtagtgtgtgaggtgtgtaatgtgtgaggtgtgtagtgtgtgaggtgtgtagtgtgtgaggtgtgtagtgtgtgaggtgtgtagtgtgtgaggtgtgtgtgttctaagtgACAGTGTACAGCTCGTCCTTAGTGCCCTGGCAGAGTGTGTATCCACAGACGCGTGGCCACCAGGACccccaggggtgtgtgtgtgtgtgtcgaggggGCAGCAGGAACACCACACTGACGGCCACCAGCACGTGCCACAGGGAGTGTATGTACAGGTAGTTGTCCTCCGTCTCAGCGAACACGTAGAGACACACCCCCACCAGGGCACTGCCCAGACCAGGCAGCAGGAAACATACCCAGCGACGCCACAAGGGGGGGTAACACTGTCGCCTGCTCACCCCCCggtacacctgcacacaccatacacacatacacaccatacacagacaaacatacatatacacaccatAAAGACATGAGAACATGGTCCTTGTGTGCTCTGAAGACAAaagctgtgtttgatgtgtggtgtgtgtgtggagtgtgtgtggtgagtgtgtgtggtgagtgtgtgtggtgtgtgtgtatggtgagtgtgtgtgtggtgagtgtgtgtggggagtgtgtgtggtgtgcgtggtgtgtgtgtgtgtactgacccaAGTGGACAGCATGGCCAGAGCAGCACACAGCACGGGTCCCAGCATGTTCCACAGACCTCTCCTGTCCAGCTGCAGCGACATGGCTATCAGCATCGCACCTAACATGAAcacagtctaacacacacatggcTATCAGCATAGCACCTAACATGAAcacagtctaacacacacatggcTATCAGCATAGCACCTAACATGAAcacagtctaacacacacatggcTATCAGCATAGCACCTAACATGAACACAGTCTAACACACACCTGGCTATCAGCATAGCACCTAACATGAAcacagtctaacacacacatggcTATCAGCATAGCACCTAACATGAAcacagtctaacacacacatggcTATCAGCATAGCACCTAACATGAAcacagtctaacacacacatggcTATCAGCATAGCACCTAACATGAACACAGACATGGCTTACgaatttgagtgtgtgtctcatatatttgagtgtgtgtgtgtcttacataTTTGAGAGTGTCTGGGAGGCGGGCCATGCAAAGGATGGTGACCCAGATGGAACACACGGAACCCAGGAAGTCACAGAACTGTAGCGCGTCGTAGTCCATGATGCACAGAACCGCAACACCAGGCTGGTCACACGCATGGtagaactgcacacacacaacgtgcACACAATACGCACAGACACACCGTGCAcacaatacacgcacacacacaccatgcacacaatacgcacacacacaacatgcacacaatacacacacacacaacatgcacacaatACGCACgccacacaccatgcacacaatacgcacacacacaacatgcacacaatacacacacacaatacacgcacacagacaccatgcacacaatacacacacacaatacacgcacaaacagacaccatgcacacaatacgcacacacaccatgcacacaatacGCACAGacaccatgcacacaatacgcacacacaccatgcacacaatacgcacacacacaccatgcacacacacaccatgcacacaatacgtacacacacacgatacGCACGCcgcacaccataaacacacaataAGACACGGTGGGTTATGGTTTTTCGTATAAATTGTCTTATTAATCAATCAGTCAAAGTAATCTCTATCTTTAATGTTTAAACTTGTGAAACATCTATACTAGTTAATTTGAGTTATTAGAATTATTCTTAAACACTAGCtagcctggtgtgtgtggatgtatgtatgtatgtatgtgtgtgtgtgtggatgtatgtatgtatgtatgtgtgtgtgtgtgtgtgcattaccgTGGAAAAAAACATTGTGAAGAGGTATACAGCAGCCTCAGTGAAGTAGCAGCGTTGCATAGCAACCACGATggcagggatgaagaggaggttaCTGAGCGTGAGCAGAAGAACGGCCGTTACCTGGCGACTGTAGGACAGTGCCGACGAGCCGTCAGTGCAGCCCCACCCActccaccctgcacacacacaccacacacgcacacaccatacaTATTCATATCCAAATCTTCAATAATCAGTATTAATTTATGCAACATTTCTTGTAAATTAGTTAAACAGTCAAGTAATCTACAGGTACTGTTATGGTTAGGTCGTACAAATAACATAAAAACTATTGTAGCTTGCTTAGTTGCCAGATAGTTGGCTAtcgggatgtgtgtgtatgagtgtgggtgggtgagtgtgtgtgtgtgtgtgtataagtgtgtttgtgtataagagtgtgtatgagtgtgtgtgtgtatgagtgtgtgtatgtgagtgtgtgtatgagtgagtgtgtgtgtgagtcctacCAGCCTTGCAGGTACAGGCAGCGTAAATGAagctgtgtgtatgagtgagtgtgtgtgtgagtgtgtgtgtgagtcctacCAGCCTTGCAGGAACAGGCGGGGTaaatgaagctgtgtgtgtgtataagtgtgtatatgagtgtgtgtgtgtgtgtgagtgtgtgtgtgagtcctacCAGCCTTGCAGGAACAGGCAGCGTAAATGAAGCTGTGTGTgcgtattacatttacattacatttattcatttagcagacgcttttatccaaagcgacttccaagagagagcttacaaaagagcataggtcactgatcatgacaacgagatagtcccaaacattgcaagtagccaaaacatgaagcatacattgtgaaaagctaaacaagtgccaaaagggaagacccataagagcatgcagttatacaagttacaaattaaacaacatgaaccacaaaagtgcaggactgtacctgtagaagaacaatcaacagtaaaatataagtgtgtatatgagtgtgtgtatgagtgagtgtgtgtgtgagtcctacCAGCCTTGCAGGAACAGGCAGCGTAcagaaagctgtgtgtgtgtataagtgtgtatatgagtgtgtatatgagtgtgtgtatgaatgagtgtgtgtgtgagtcctacCAGCCTTGCAGGAACAGGCAGCGTTcagaaagctgtgtgtgtgtataagtgtgtatatgagtgtgtatatgagtgtgtgtaagagtgagtgtgtgtgagtcctacCAGCCTTGCAGGAACAGGCAGCGTACAGGAAGCTGCTGGAGCGGAGGAGGCGACATTCTCCCAGTGTTCCACAGTCTTCCACACATGAGCTTACGTGCACGTCTGGTACCACGGCAACCACCGGCACTCCACCACAGTCGCTGCTgtaagacacgcacacaaacacccacatcaACATTATGCTCTTGAGAAATGTTCTAGAAAGATCCACTAGGTGGCAGcaccacacagtgtgtgtgtaagggtgctgtgtgtgtgtaagggtgctgtgtgtgtgtaagggtgcagtgtgtgtgtaagggtgcagtgtgtgtgtaagggtgcagtgtgtgtgtaagggtgcagtgtgtgtgtaagggtgcagtgtgtgtgtaagggtgcagtgtgtgcgtaagggtgctgtgtgtgtgtaagggtgcagtgtgtgtgtaagggtgcagtgtgtgtgtaagggtgcagtgtgtgtgtaagggtgcagtgtgtgtgtaagggtgctgtgtgtgtgtaagggtgcagtgtgtgtgtaagggtgcagtgtgtgtgtaagggtgcagtgtgtgtgtaagggtgcagtgtgtgtgtgtaagggtgcagtgtgtgttacctgttgcAGGTTAGCAGCAGAGAGAGGTACCAGGTAGCAGACATGGGAAAGGGGATTCTAACGACCGCCTTCTGAGCTGTGAGCTTCACCCTGAGAGTGTGTCCTGCATACAATCCTGCAACACACCCACTAAAGTCACTATACAACCCTGCAACACACCCACTAAAGTCACTATACAACCCTGCAACACACCCACTAAAGTCACTATACAACCCTGCAACACACCCACTAAAGTCACTATACAACCCTGCAACACACCCACTAAAGTCACTATACAACCCTGCAACACACCCACTAAAGTCACTATACAACCCTGCAACACACCCACTAAAGTCACTATACAACCCTGCAACACACCCACTAAAGTCACTATACAACCCTGCAACACACCCACTAAAGTCACTATACAACCCTGCAACACACCCACTAAAGTCACTATACAACCCTGCAAAACACCCACTAAAGTCACTATACAACCCTGCAACACACCCACTAAAGTTACTATATAACCCTGCAACACACCCACTAAAGTCACTATATAACCCTGCAACACACCCACTAAAGTCACTATACAATCCTGCAACACACCCACTAAAGTCACTATACAACCCTGCAACACACCCACTAAAGTCACTATACAACCCTGCATCACACCCACTAAAGTCACTATACAATCCTGCAAGCAACCCtgcaacacaccaacacaacacaaccactacAATTaactgtgttacctgtgtggcaGTGTCGCCTGTGTTAACTGTGTGGCAGTGTCGCCTGTGATACCTGTGTGGCAGTGTCgcctgtgttacctgtgtggcaGTGTCGCCTGTGTTACCAGTGTGGCAGTGTCGCCTGTGTTACCAGTGTGGCAGTGTCgcctgtgttacctgtgtggcaGTGTCACCTGTGTTACCTATGTGAAAGTGTCgcctgtgttacctgtgtggcagtgtcgcctgtgttacctgtgtggcaGTGTCGCCTGTGTTACCAGTGTGGCAGTGTCGCCTGTGTTACCAGTGTGGCAGTGTCgcctgtgttacctgtgtggcagtgtcacctgtgttacctgtgtgaaAGTGTCgcctgtgttacctgtgtggcaGTGTCGCCTGTGTTACCAGTGTGGCAGTGTCgcctgtgttacctgtgtggcaGTGTCGCCTGTTTTACCTGTGTGGCAGTGTCACCTGTGTGGCAGTGTCggctgtgttacctgtgtggcaGTGTCGCCTGTGTTACCTGTGTAGCAGTGTCgcctgtgttacctgtgtggcaGTGTCACCTGTGTGGCAGTGTCgcctgtgttacctgtgtggcagtgtcgcctgtgttacctgtgtggcagtgtcacctgtgttacctgtgtggcaCTGTcgctgtgttacctgtgtggcaGTGCTGGGAGAGATTGGTGTTCAGTCTGGGGCTCCTGGGGGAGAAGCAGGCCTCCACACTGCCACTTGTCATGTTAGTctggaacacacatacacacacaatacactcaACATGTGTGTTGTagtattgtgtgttgtgttggtggagtgtgtaagtgtgtgtttgcggtgtgtatgtgagtgtgtgtgagtgtgtgactcaCGGTGTTGAGGGTCAGCAGCAGGTTGAGGATGCCCCCGCTGGAGTGTGTGTTGAGCGGGTAACGGagcagggtgtggtgtgtgtgtgtgacgttgaCGGCGGGGCCGTTTACAGGAGTGAACTGGAGAGACAAGACATCTAGCTCCTCCCTTAGCACCGGGacgtaccacacacaccctgacgaCACGTTGCCATGGACACACACCTCGGAAACAACAGACATGTTGCCTTGAAATGGCAAGCTGCTTCTGCCACGGAGCTTGATGATGTCATCGTCTCCCTTGAGACCTTCGTTGCTGGGTTTACACaccactgatacacacacacacacacacagatcattaCACaccactgatacacacacacctgctgggtTTACACACCACtgatacttacacacacagatcaaatcACACACAGATAGGAAGGAACAAATagaataggtgtgtgtgtgttactgctcACCTGTGCTGTTAGCCATGATGCTGAAGGTAGCAGTATGGTTGTCAACGACACTCTCCACAACAACTCTGACCCAGGCATTCCATGGGGGCGTGGTCAGAGTAGCAGAGCAGCCAATGGCTGAGCAGTTCACACTCACAAGCCCCTCCCTTAAGGAGGACGAGCCTAGCTTCAGTACTAGTGAACAAGCCTCTAGCCCCGCCCCCAACGTGCAGCCAGTCACTGACACCGTGAGAGAGGAGACAAACTCTGGAACAAAAACCCTGGAACACACGTTACACACGTTACACTAACCCTGGAAcacatgttacacacacacacacattacactaaCTCTGGaacacacgttacacacacactaaccctggaACACACGTTACACATGTTACACACACATGTTACACTAACCCTGGaacacacgttacacacacactaaccctggaACACATGTTACACACGTGTTACAAACACTCCTTACTTGAGCAGGGCTGGTCTGGCTATAGAGGCAGTCTGGGTAAGGGGCGTGGCCTGCACCAGTGTGGGCGTGTCCACAGCTCTCCTGATTGACAGCTGGGGCTGGAAGTAGTACGAGCAGGAAGGAAAACCCTGCAACAAGCgcacaaacatgcacagacacacacagcagtggatAAGCATTCAAAAACATCAACTCCCACTGTTTGCAcacaaccccaaccccccccccccccaaccccccccatccccaccttcTGCTCTATACGTCCGTCATCTCTAGGCAGGTGTGCCGCCAAGTACcagtctccaggagcagggttggagaggTTAAAGGTCGTTGAGGTGTGTATGGTCACAGGGAGGATCATGGACAGCGCGGGGGTCCACACAGTGTTGTTGGGGAATGCAGAAGACAACGGATCTATCACTGGAGGAGAACCCCAGCTGATGTACCTGAAACAGAACCTACTATTACTGAAACAGAACCTTGTGTTACTGAAACAGAACCTACTGTTACTGAACCAGAGCCTGGTGTTACTGAACCAGAACCCCTGTGggtggttgtcatggtgacctaCACAGTGACGTTGTGCTGTCCACAGTGGAAGCCACTGCCCTTGGTCACGGAGAAAAGCCAGCGAGCGACCGCCACATCCGGTGGGACCTGGAACTGGTGCAGGCGGACGTTACCATACCAACCGTACCGGGACAGCTTCTGGGACGGCTTTGAAGACAACTCGGACACAAACGTCAGCTCACTTCCGAGTTCTGCACACAAGCAACTCCTTTGAAAACGTATCACCACACACTGTTCCACCACTAGTGTAGCTATCTCAAATGTTAACAACTAGCGTTAGATCATTAGCCACGGCCGATATAGCGCGGAGAACTGATCAGTTGGACGAAGGGGCTTATATTTGTAGCTGAGTACACTATTGCCATAACGCTATAGGTATCTAGCCTGCTAATTCAGTTCAAATATATGGTAAATGGACTCGCTACATTACTCACCGTCACTGATAACGGCAGCTGCCTGGATGAAAATAAGCAGACCACGTAGAATATGTACCTCCATTTTGTCTCGTCATTCAACGCTTTTGTTTTCTTCCAAACCATCACATTTTCGTTGTCCAAGTTAACCACGCTACCTAACTAGTCTAACTGGCTACAACAAGGACAAGGTATACGGCAGCGCGACCCGGCCAGCTTCCTGATtccacaaatgtaaacaaatgacGTCCACGGAAGTTCTTCCGCGCACTGTTGACATCGTTCCTAGCGTGCTATCAG
This window encodes:
- the pgap6 gene encoding post-GPI attachment to proteins factor 6 isoform X3 is translated as MEVHILRGLLIFIQAAAVISDELGSELTFVSELSSKPSQKLSRYGWYGNVRLHQFQVPPDVAVARWLFSVTKGSGFHCGQHNVTVYISWGSPPVIDPLSSAFPNNTVWTPALSMILPVTIHTSTTFNLSNPAPGDWYLAAHLPRDDGRIEQKGFPSCSYYFQPQLSIRRAVDTPTLVQATPLTQTASIARPALLKVFVPEFVSSLTVSVTGCTLGAGLEACSLVLKLGSSSLREGLVSVNCSAIGCSATLTTPPWNAWVRVVVESVVDNHTATFSIMANSTVVCKPSNEGLKGDDDIIKLRGRSSLPFQGNMSVVSEVCVHGNVSSGCVWYVPVLREELDVLSLQFTPVNGPAVNVTHTHHTLLRYPLNTHSSGGILNLLLTLNTTNMTSGSVEACFSPRSPRLNTNLSQHCHTGLYAGHTLRVKLTAQKAVVRIPFPMSATWYLSLLLTCNSSDCGGVPVVAVVPDVHVSSCVEDCGTLGECRLLRSSSFLYAACSCKAGWSGWGCTDGSSALSYSRQVTAVLLLTLSNLLFIPAIVVAMQRCYFTEAAVYLFTMFFSTFYHACDQPGVAVLCIMDYDALQFCDFLGSVCSIWVTILCMARLPDTLKYTVFMLGAMLIAMCVLDCVHVRCYADSHVCVRLCSC